DNA from Halodesulfovibrio sp.:
TGCGGTAGATGCATGGGGAACATTGCAGGCGCTTAATATTGAGAGCATGCGTGACATAGCTGGACTTGGCAAAGCAGATGCGTATGCCCGAATGGGTGATTACAAAAAAGCGCAGGAAGTGTTAACCCAGATGCTTTCTTCAGCGTCTGAGGCGTATAGATTGCCTGCCAAGCATCAGCTGGCTATGATGGCAGAAAAAAGTGGAGACGTAAAAACGTCTATAACATTATATAAAGAGCTTGAAAGCGTTGTTCCGCCAGCAAATAAGGCTTTTTATAGTCATAAGATAGCTATGTTGAATCTCAAGCTTAAAAATTAGCGATAAAACGGAATAGATAACCAGTGCAGCAAGGTGCGGTGCTGTTCTGGGTATTTGTATGATTTTATTGATAAAGTTTTTTTCGGAATTACGAGTTTTCGAGAAGGTGTCCTCAATGATGATATTCTTTATGTCCTTTGGTTAGTGGGGCGGGGTTGACCTTGGGGGGGCTGCTGAGTAAGAGATGCAAACGATTATTGTGCAGCTGTTTGTCATGATAGTGAATAAAAATTTAGTACATGCTCCGTTGTAGAGCATATGCTGCATGATATCAAAGCTAACAACAAATTTTACGGCAATATTTTTTTGTTGATTGCGTCCAGCATAGAACATGTTTCTTCGGTAATAAATACAGCCTGTTTTTTTGAGGATACTGTATTATGACTGCTCGGGACATGTGTATAGAAAGAGTGCATGGTTATGCGTGCTGGGGGAATTGCAAGAGGGTGTTGTCCGGTTCATATACGCACATAACATTCGTCACCATGCGAGCGTTATGTTGAAGCAGATACCACCTTTTCTGCTAAGCTAATGATAATTGCTGAACCCGTTCCGGAATGCTGTATTTTTGATACATCAGCTGGGCATGACCGGAGCTTAGGAATCAAATTACATGACTGTTACTACGTTACAAGATGACAAACTGCAGCCTTACATGGGTACCCTTCAGTGCATTGTTTCTGAGCTTGGCTCCCAGAAACCCTTCCAATCTACACTGAAATCTTTGTTGCAGACTTTGTCTGAGAACCACAACTTTAGAAGACCACACATTGTGATCTTTGATCCGGAAACTCGCACCCTTAAACTGACTCTTGCACATGGTCTTGATTCTGGTAGTGCTATTGAGTACGAACCGGGGGTAGGGGTAACAGGGCAGGTATTTACCACCGGTTCTCCCGTGATTGTTCCACTCATGAAAGATCATCCAGCCTTCTTGAACAAAGCCTTTGGTCGTACGGATGAAGAACTGGCAGATTTGGCATTTATTTGTGTGCCGATTACTGTTCCTGGTAAGGAAGGTTCTGCCGGAGAAGTTATAGGCACACTTAGTGTTGATTTGCCAAGTGACACTGCCGAAAGCCTTGAGGGACAGACTCGTTTTCTGGAAGTAGTTGCCGGTATGGTTGCAAACCATGCTACGTACTTGCAGGAAGAAATTGCCCGCCAAACGCATATGATGGCACAAGGTCTTGGTGGTGGTGAGTTAGCTGAGCACCCTGCTGTTTCAGCTAATATTATTGTTGCGTCAAAGTCCATGAAGCTTGTGCTTAATCAAGTTTCACAGGTTGGTCCTAGCCGAGCTACGGCACTGCTTCGCGGTGAGTCCGGTACTGGTAAGGAACTTCTTGCCGAGGCAATTCACCAAGCAAGCCCGCGTCGAGACAATCCGCTTATTAAACTTAATTGTGCAGCGTTGCCTTCTGAACTCGTAGAAAGTGAACTGTTCGGGTATCAGAAAGGTGCATTTACCGGTGCTGTTCAAGATAAAAAAGGGTTATTCGAGCTTGCGAATAACGGAACCTTGTTCCTTGATGAAGTTGGTGAATTAAGCCCGACAGCGCAGGCAAAAGTGTTGCGTGCAATTCAGGAGCAGGAAATTCAGCGACTCGGTAGTGAAAAGACGTTGTCTGTAGACGTTCGTCTTATTTGCGCAACACATCGTCCTTTGGAAGAGCTTGTAGAAAAAGGTGAGTTCCGCGAAGATTTATACTACCGCATTAACGTGTTCCCGGTGTTTATCCCACCTCTTCGTGAACGCCGTGAAGATATTTTGCCGCTTTCTGAACATTTCCTTTCTACATATGCAGAAGAGTATGAGCGTAATATTAAACGCATTTCTACTCCAGCTATCGATTTGTTGATGCAGTACCATTGGCCGGGGAACATCCGTGAGTTGAAAAACTGCATCGAACGTGCTGTGCTTGTGTGTGATGAGCAGGTTATCCGTACGTATCATCTCCCGCCTTCTTTGCAGACAGCGGAAAGCACCGCGACAGACTCCAACCTCTCTTTCTGTGAGGCTGTAGCTAAGTTTGAGCAGGAACTTCTTGTAGATGCTCTTAAAAAAGCTAGAGGAAATATGTTGCAGGCTGCGCGTGATCTTCGTGTGAGCTACCGTATTGTGAACTATAAAGTTAAAAAATACGGCATCGATGCAAAGAAATTTGCTGTAACACGGGGGCGCAACCGCTAGTTCCTTTACATTCATAAAGTTTATTTAAAGAGTCGTAGAAATACGGCTCTTTTTTTTGTTCCTAACGTTTTGAATTTACGATTCTTTTCTAGAACTTAAAAGATTGAAGATAACTTTAGATATCTTTAGATAGTGTTAATGGATGATTGGGGCATCTGCCACCGTACCTATAGGTGAATACGCCAAGAAGTAAGGAGCATTTCTAATGAAACCGAAAAAATCTTCAAGCTGGCTCGAACTGGTCTACGGCGGAACCATTGAGGAAGGGCTTTCAACAAGCAGGGAAGCTTGTCCCGGACACAATGATGTCGCCGCTTATCTCGATAAAAAACTTCCGGTAGCTCGCAGAAAGGAAGTGGAAGGGCACATGGCTTCATGCCGCGAATGTCGTTCCGAGGTTCTCGAGTTACGAAGAATTTTGTCATCCTGTTAATCGCACGTCACTAATCTCAAGGAGGAGAAAACACATGCAAGTATCTACAACACAATATATCAACTCAACGCACTCCCGCGACATGTCTGCTAAAGAGCCGAAAAGCTCTCTCGGTAAAGATGACTTTATGAAACTTTTGACAACGCAGATGTCCAATCAGGATCCGTTGAAACCGACTGACGATACGCAGATGCTTGCACAGTTGGCGCAATTCTCCTCACTTGAACAACTTTCAACATTGAACCAGACAGCAACCACAGCAAATACTGCTCTTGGTGCTATTAATGTTACAGGCGCTGTTAACTACATTGGAAAATCTGTAGTTGCCGGTGGCGATTCTATTACCCGTGGTAGCTCAGATTGTAGTCCTGTTTACTACACCCTGCCTGAAGGCGTTGATAGTGTTAAGGCACACATCTATGACGCATCTAAAAGTATTGTTGATACTGTTGTTCTCTCTGCAACAGGTGAAGGTGAACATGCCTTTACTTGGGATGGCACTAATCCAAAAGGTAAATTGCCTGAGGGTAAATACACTGTCGGTTTTGAAGCTCGCGATAAAAACGGCAAAACTGTTAAAGTTGGCTCGAAGGTTGCAGGTAAGGTTACAGGAGTTACTGCTAAAGACGGTAAGACTGTTCTTGAACTTGAAGGCGGTCGCACTGTGAACCTTATAGATGTTCAACGAGTCGAAGAAACAAAGGCTGTTTCCAGCGATTCTGATAAAAAAACTAGCGAAGAATCCGCAGCAAGTTAACTCAAAATACTACACTGAACATACTGAATCGGCAGCATAATTTGCCTGCCGCCTTAGTAAAATGAATTAAATTTATCGGCAAATTTTACCTACAGAATTATTGCTTTTCAGGGAGATAATCATGAGCGTTATGGGATCTATGTATACAGGCATTTCCGGACTTACTACTCACGCAGAACGTATGTCAGTACTGGGCAACAACCTCGCCAACACCAGTACTGTTGGCTTCAAGAGTGGTACAGTTCAGTTCGAAGATCTCTTCTACTCAAGCCGTTCGCACGGTGCGTCAGTCGGGCAGATTGGTCACGGTTCCCGCGTATCATCTATTTATCAGGATTTTTCACAGGGCGCATATGAAAACACAGGCGCTGTAACTAACGTAGCCATCGGTGGTCGTGGCTTCTTCTTAGTGAATGACCCAATTAATGGCTCAGAGTACTACACCCGCGCTGGTGACTTTAAGTTTGATAACGAAGGTTTTCTCATCAACCCTCAGGGTATGAGAGTGCAGGGCTGGGCTGCTGCTGATAGCTCTACAGCTGTCGTTAAAGGAGCTGTTGGCGACCTTCAGATTGATTCTTTCCAGTCTGAACCTAAAGAAACAAGCAAGATGTCCCTTTCTCTTAACCTTTCAAACAAAGCAATTGATAAAGCAAAGCCAACAACACCAGGTACTGCTGCGAACGGTACTGACTTTTTTGCTTTGTTCTCAACATGGGACGCAAAAAGTTCACCAGCTAAGCCGCTTGGTGACGACAAGTACTCCTACCAGAAAACAATGAAAGTTTTCGATAAAACCGGCTCTGCTCATGAAGTTACCGTATACTTCGATAAAGCTAAGACAGTAAGCGGCGAAGATACTTGGGAATACATTGTTACGTGTAACCCGAATGATGATGGTCGCCCAAATATGATGACTGGCTCTCCTGCCACCAATACAAGAACGAAAGGTCTTTTAATGGCGGGTACAATTAGCTTTAGTAACACTGGCGCAATGAAAAATATGTCAGCATATACATATGACGCTGGCGCTGCTGGCACTGCTGATCCAGATTCAAAAGATAACTGGAAAGCTGCTACCATGAGTGAAGATGGTTTCCCGATTTTTACAGCAAACTTTCTTCACTTAGAAGATGTTAACGATACTGATGATAAGGCTGCTGATGGTGCAAGCCCTGAGTTGATTGCACTTGATTTTGGGTTTAGCTCCAAAAATGCAAGCCGTGCATTTGAAAACGCAGCTGAAACTATGACAGCAGTTGAAGCAGATGGTACCAAACTCGCAAAGATTAATGATGTAGACATTAACAAAACTAAAAAGTCTGCAACTTCGTTTTCAATTGCGTCCACAACACACAGCATGGAGCAGGATGGCTATACTGCTGGTTTCTTGCAGGAAATTACAATTGATAAAAACGGTGTTGTTGGCGGACGTTATTCCAATGGTCAAAAACAAGAAATGTTTGTTCTCGCCTTGGCGGATTTTGCAGATAGACAGAGTTTAAGCCTTCAGGGTGGTAACCTCTATGCAGAAAGTTCTCAGTCCGGGCAGGCTGTAGTTGGACGAGCTAATACAGGTCGTTTAGGCAATGTGTCTTCAAATACGCTGGAACTTTCCAACGTAGATATGTCACGCCAGATGGTAAAACTGATTTTAACTCAGCGTGGTTATCAGTCTAACTCCAAGGTTGTGACTACGTCAGATGAAATGCTTCAGGAAGCAATTAATCTGAAACGATAGTTGTCGATAGATGTGCCGCTGCTGAACTGCAGTAGCGGCTTTTAGAATGTAGCGGCACACCCCAGTCTGTTAAGAGGAGCACACGAAATGTCTATTTATGATCTTATGTCTATCGGCAACAATGCAATGATGAACGCAAAGCTTGGCATCAATGTTACAAGTAACAACATGGCTAACGCGGACGTCAAAGGTTACTCTCGTACAACCGTTAATTATGTCTCTCGATCCCCTTTGGTGCGGAACAGCTTACAGTTTGGCACAGGGGCGGAAGCAGAGAGCCTTCGCAGGCATTACAACTACTTTGTTGAGCAGCAGTACCTAGCGTCGCATGGTCAACAGCAGTACTGGAATGCTAAAGCAGAAACATTGTACAGCGTAGAGTCATTGTTCAAACAAGGTGATAAAAATTACGGACTTTCTGTAGCTCTTGATAAATACTTCAGCAGCTGGAACTCTCTTACTCAGGATGCTGATAGTTCTGCGTACCGCATGGAATTGAAAGAGTATGCAAAAACACTTTCAACAATGCTTCATACAATGAGTAAGTCATTAAAGCAGGAGCTGCAAGCAACAGACAAAGCAATTGAACTTGGTGTTGCAGATGCGAACGCATTAATGAAAGACATCGCAGAGCTGAACCGAAGCGTTCTGGGGCAGCCAGAAAATCTTGTGCTGCAAGATGAGCGTGACCGCAAAATTCGCAAGCTCGGTGAACTTCTTCCTATTAAATCTTTACATCAGTCAGACGGCTCATTCACAGTTATTACTGAGTCTGGGCAAACATTAGTTGACGGCATTGAAGCTTTCGAACTTGCGGTAAAAGGACCTGAGGCTCAAGCAGAATTGACAACAGGTTCTGCCTTCAAAGGTGAAGTTAAGTTTGAAGGTCAAGGTTCCAAGGAATACAAAATAGAAATGGTTAAAGGCGGTGCGCTGGGTACTGCGGAATTTAAAGTTTCTATCGATGGTGGAAAGACTTGGCTGACCGACGAAAACGGTGTTGAACGAACTTTTAAAGCTGGTGACGCAGACAATAAAGTAAAAATTGAAGGCGTTAATATCTGGTTCAACAATTCATCACCGGCAACAGATTTATCAAAAGCAGATGCTTTTAATATTGTACCGAAAAGTGGACTTTACTGGAAAAAAACCACCGCACACCTCGTAAATATTACTCCTCGTGGTGGTTACGGTAATGAATCCGGAAGATTGAGTGGTGGACGTCTTGGCGGTTTGTTCGCTGCGCGTGATAGCGGCATTGCCAGCTATGAAGAGCGAATGGAAGCTTTTACAAAAGAACTTATTTGGCAGACTAACTACCAGCATTCACAGGGCGCAGGGCTTGCTCACTACAAAGAAACACAGAGTACCAATTCTGTAGTTGATTCTTCTGTAGCACTTAATAAGTCTAATTTGGCATATGCTAACAAAATTACCAAAGGTACCATAAGCTTTCAGGCATATACCGCTCAGGGCACACCGGATGGCGCTCGTATCGAAGTCTCAGTAACTCCGGGTATGTCTCTTGATGACTTGGTGACAGCGATTAACAACGCGCCTACTACCGCGACAGCTAAATTGACTGCATCAATCGAAGGCGGAAAGCTTAAAATTAAATCGAAGGTAGCGGACGGAAGTTTTGAATTCGCAGGCGACACTTCAGGTGCTCTTGCAGCCTTAGGACTAAATACATTCTTTAGTGGCTCCAGTAGCTCAGATATTGATCTTGATGCACGAATCAAAAATGATCCCAAACGAATTAACGCAGCTGTCGTTAACGGGCTTGGTTTGGTAGATCATGGTGATAACAAAAACGCTCTTGCTCTGCATGCGTTGGTGAAGAAAGGTGTTACGTTGGACACAATCCACACAAATACATCTCGAACTTTCTCCCAGCATCTAAGCACACTGACTGCACTTGTCGGGGCAGATATGGACGGAGCATCACGAAACAAGGTCTATTGCGACACAGTGAGCAAAGATCTTGAAAAACGCCAACAGTCTGAGGCTGGTGTAAACATGGATGAAGAGCTGACAAACTTAACCAAGTATCAAAAGAGTTTCGAAGCTGCTTCCAAGCTGATTACCACAGCTAACGAAATGTTCGATACCATCCTACAGTTAAAATAGCAGAGCAGGAGAATTACAATGCGTATTGCACGTAGCATGATATATACACAGTCCACTGGTGGCATGAACAGCGCAATGAACGAAATTCTTCGTTTAAGCGAACAGGCAGGAAGCCAGAAACGTATCAACCGTCCTTCTGACGATCCAAGCGGTTCTGCTCTGATTATGGACTTGCAGTCACACATCAATTCCCTAACTCAGTATGATAAAAATATCACGACTGCAAAGGGTTGGCTTGATACTGCGAACGAACAACTTGGGACAATCAGCAGCACCATCATTAAAATTCAGGAACTGGCAAACCAAGGTTCTACAGGTACGGTGACAGATAAACAGCGCGCACTCATTGCAACCGAGCTGCGAGAACTTCAGGTGCAGCTGATTGGTCTGACAAATGGTGACTACGCTGGTAACTCTTTGTTTGCTGGTGCAGCTGTTAATAAGCCTGCATATAAACTTGGATTGGGTGCAACCGTTGAAAATGCAAATCAGGCGTTGGTTCATAGCGTAACTGGTGATGCTAAAAAAACTATTGCAGTTAAATTTCCAAAGCCGACAGCTACTCAGAATATTGGTGCTGCTTCAATACCTGTTCAATTTTCTGAAGATGGTGGCAAGACATGGAAAAATGCCACTATTCCAACAGGGGCTGGGGATACAGTGTCTTTGAAGCTTGGCGGCGTAGAAGCTAAACTCAAAGTTGGCGAGCAGATTAAGCAGGATACCACCATGGTTATCCGACCTGCTGCAATCTATACTGGTTCAATTGATGGCGAAGCTAAGGCACAATATTTTGGTGCAAATACAGCCCTATCTCCTGTACCACAAGGTGTTTTCAGCAGCCCCGTTGCAGTTCGAATCGAAAATGATCCATCTGTTCTTATAGGCACTGCCATCGAATATTCATATAGCACAGACAATGGCGCAACATGGGTTCGAGGAAATGCAACAAAAGATAAGTTCTTAAATATTCCTGGCGGGCAGCTTGACTTAGGTGGATCTGGTAGCTTGCTGAAAGGTGAGCAGTTTGTCGTTAATCCAGTTGACTCTGCAATTCGCATTGAGATCAGCGAAGGCAACAAGATTCAGGTAAACAGTACTGGCGCTAATTTCTTCGGTGGTCTCTACACTGACAAAGTGACAGGCGCAACCGGACCAGTTGATGGACTTTCTGATGACAAAAACCTCTTTGAAGTTGTAGGAAACCTTATAGCTTCTCTAGAAATGGACGATCAGGACGGTGTGAAGAAATGTTTGGGTGATTTGAAAAAAGCAAATGAACATATCACCACAGAAACAGGTGTGCTTGGTGGACGGCAAAACCGCATACGTTTTGCGGCAGATGCGCATAGCAAAAGCAAAATGTCTACTACTGCACGTATTTCTTCTATTCAGGACGTTGATGTATCCAAATTGTCCACCCAATCCGATCGTGCTCAGTTCATTTACAAAACCGTGCTGTCTACCAGT
Protein-coding regions in this window:
- a CDS encoding sigma 54-interacting transcriptional regulator gives rise to the protein MGTLQCIVSELGSQKPFQSTLKSLLQTLSENHNFRRPHIVIFDPETRTLKLTLAHGLDSGSAIEYEPGVGVTGQVFTTGSPVIVPLMKDHPAFLNKAFGRTDEELADLAFICVPITVPGKEGSAGEVIGTLSVDLPSDTAESLEGQTRFLEVVAGMVANHATYLQEEIARQTHMMAQGLGGGELAEHPAVSANIIVASKSMKLVLNQVSQVGPSRATALLRGESGTGKELLAEAIHQASPRRDNPLIKLNCAALPSELVESELFGYQKGAFTGAVQDKKGLFELANNGTLFLDEVGELSPTAQAKVLRAIQEQEIQRLGSEKTLSVDVRLICATHRPLEELVEKGEFREDLYYRINVFPVFIPPLRERREDILPLSEHFLSTYAEEYERNIKRISTPAIDLLMQYHWPGNIRELKNCIERAVLVCDEQVIRTYHLPPSLQTAESTATDSNLSFCEAVAKFEQELLVDALKKARGNMLQAARDLRVSYRIVNYKVKKYGIDAKKFAVTRGRNR
- a CDS encoding zf-HC2 domain-containing protein — translated: MKPKKSSSWLELVYGGTIEEGLSTSREACPGHNDVAAYLDKKLPVARRKEVEGHMASCRECRSEVLELRRILSSC
- a CDS encoding flagellar hook capping FlgD N-terminal domain-containing protein — encoded protein: MQVSTTQYINSTHSRDMSAKEPKSSLGKDDFMKLLTTQMSNQDPLKPTDDTQMLAQLAQFSSLEQLSTLNQTATTANTALGAINVTGAVNYIGKSVVAGGDSITRGSSDCSPVYYTLPEGVDSVKAHIYDASKSIVDTVVLSATGEGEHAFTWDGTNPKGKLPEGKYTVGFEARDKNGKTVKVGSKVAGKVTGVTAKDGKTVLELEGGRTVNLIDVQRVEETKAVSSDSDKKTSEESAAS
- a CDS encoding flagellar hook protein FlgE, whose translation is MSVMGSMYTGISGLTTHAERMSVLGNNLANTSTVGFKSGTVQFEDLFYSSRSHGASVGQIGHGSRVSSIYQDFSQGAYENTGAVTNVAIGGRGFFLVNDPINGSEYYTRAGDFKFDNEGFLINPQGMRVQGWAAADSSTAVVKGAVGDLQIDSFQSEPKETSKMSLSLNLSNKAIDKAKPTTPGTAANGTDFFALFSTWDAKSSPAKPLGDDKYSYQKTMKVFDKTGSAHEVTVYFDKAKTVSGEDTWEYIVTCNPNDDGRPNMMTGSPATNTRTKGLLMAGTISFSNTGAMKNMSAYTYDAGAAGTADPDSKDNWKAATMSEDGFPIFTANFLHLEDVNDTDDKAADGASPELIALDFGFSSKNASRAFENAAETMTAVEADGTKLAKINDVDINKTKKSATSFSIASTTHSMEQDGYTAGFLQEITIDKNGVVGGRYSNGQKQEMFVLALADFADRQSLSLQGGNLYAESSQSGQAVVGRANTGRLGNVSSNTLELSNVDMSRQMVKLILTQRGYQSNSKVVTTSDEMLQEAINLKR
- a CDS encoding flagellar basal body rod C-terminal domain-containing protein, encoding MSIYDLMSIGNNAMMNAKLGINVTSNNMANADVKGYSRTTVNYVSRSPLVRNSLQFGTGAEAESLRRHYNYFVEQQYLASHGQQQYWNAKAETLYSVESLFKQGDKNYGLSVALDKYFSSWNSLTQDADSSAYRMELKEYAKTLSTMLHTMSKSLKQELQATDKAIELGVADANALMKDIAELNRSVLGQPENLVLQDERDRKIRKLGELLPIKSLHQSDGSFTVITESGQTLVDGIEAFELAVKGPEAQAELTTGSAFKGEVKFEGQGSKEYKIEMVKGGALGTAEFKVSIDGGKTWLTDENGVERTFKAGDADNKVKIEGVNIWFNNSSPATDLSKADAFNIVPKSGLYWKKTTAHLVNITPRGGYGNESGRLSGGRLGGLFAARDSGIASYEERMEAFTKELIWQTNYQHSQGAGLAHYKETQSTNSVVDSSVALNKSNLAYANKITKGTISFQAYTAQGTPDGARIEVSVTPGMSLDDLVTAINNAPTTATAKLTASIEGGKLKIKSKVADGSFEFAGDTSGALAALGLNTFFSGSSSSDIDLDARIKNDPKRINAAVVNGLGLVDHGDNKNALALHALVKKGVTLDTIHTNTSRTFSQHLSTLTALVGADMDGASRNKVYCDTVSKDLEKRQQSEAGVNMDEELTNLTKYQKSFEAASKLITTANEMFDTILQLK
- a CDS encoding flagellin, with the translated sequence MRIARSMIYTQSTGGMNSAMNEILRLSEQAGSQKRINRPSDDPSGSALIMDLQSHINSLTQYDKNITTAKGWLDTANEQLGTISSTIIKIQELANQGSTGTVTDKQRALIATELRELQVQLIGLTNGDYAGNSLFAGAAVNKPAYKLGLGATVENANQALVHSVTGDAKKTIAVKFPKPTATQNIGAASIPVQFSEDGGKTWKNATIPTGAGDTVSLKLGGVEAKLKVGEQIKQDTTMVIRPAAIYTGSIDGEAKAQYFGANTALSPVPQGVFSSPVAVRIENDPSVLIGTAIEYSYSTDNGATWVRGNATKDKFLNIPGGQLDLGGSGSLLKGEQFVVNPVDSAIRIEISEGNKIQVNSTGANFFGGLYTDKVTGATGPVDGLSDDKNLFEVVGNLIASLEMDDQDGVKKCLGDLKKANEHITTETGVLGGRQNRIRFAADAHSKSKMSTTARISSIQDVDVSKLSTQSDRAQFIYKTVLSTSAKVMNMSLLDYLR